ACACTGTCCTTTCTAGCTACTTGTTCATCGTTCCTTTCTCATCGTATCCGAGCCGCGTGAAAGGTaagtcttcctcttcctgtcgcTGGCTTCTATTCGCCTGTACACGATGGCGGTTGCCCTTCAAAAAGACTGCTGACGACCGGGCCTGTCTCGCATCCAGAGCAGGCCGGGAGGCGAACCAACATGGATGCTGCGCGCCATGGcagtactgctgctgctgctgatgatgatgatgatgtgcggAGATTATGCTCCTTGCAACATTTTCACGGCCTCTAATCCTTCGTATTGACATTTGTGTTGAACTTGATTCCAACAAAGAGACATCTGCCGTTTTTTGTTGACGATCTTAACAAACCTGTCTTAAATGTGGCTTTATCCGTTTCAAGATGACACCCGTATGAAAGCTCGATACAGCATTTTTATTCTGAGATATGTTTTCAATATATGTGCTTTTTTTCAAGTATATTTGGCCATTAGGATATACCACAAAGAATACCTTGCATATATTCTAGGCGTGTTATAAAGCAAAGTTACTCTATTAGTGCATGAGAAATACACTGCAGGCTCGTGTCATAAATCCAGGACTTGCCCCCCTTTGACTCTGCAGAGCTCGGCCAAGCAGCACTGGGCCAGCTGTTGCCCTGGAGTCAGCACCATTTAATCTCTccatttggagtttttttctgcCAAGATGTATAGAATTGTTAACATGcagattgtgtgtttgtgtgtccagcCTGTGTGAGGCATCATGGCTGAGCAGCAGAGGCAGCGCTCTCTGTCCACTGCGGGTGAGTCTCTCTACCATGTGTTGGGAGTGGAAAAGCTGGCCACAAATGATGACATCAAGCGGTCCTACAGGTGAGACCATCCCCCATTGTGATGTATGCCGTATAAGGTTTTAGGGCCTCTTGTGCGACTGTTCACGTTATTCTATGCAGGAAGCTAGCACTGAAGTTTCACCCTGACAAGAATCCTGACAATCCAGAAGCAGCAGATAAGTTCAAGGAGATAAACAACGCCCATGCCATCCTTAATGACCCCACAAAGCGTAATATTTACGACAAATATGGCTCGCTGGGACTGTATGTGGCCGAGCAATTTggagaggagaatgtcaacactTACTTTGTCCTCTCAAGCTGGTGGGCAAAGGTATGATCGGATTTAAGTgattttctgcttcttttttttcgcCATCAAACGTCAGTGTTGCACTACCTTGCAGGCACTGTTTGTATTCTGTGGCCTGGCCACAGGCTGCTACTTTTGTTGCTgcctgtgctgctgctgcaactGCTGCTGTGGAAGATGTAAACCTCGGCCTCGTGAGGGTCAAGAACAGGACTTTTACGTGTCCCCTGAGGACCTGGAGGCTCAGCTGCAATCTGATGAGAGAGGTGAGAGGATCTACATTTGTCCATCTGCAATCACTTGGTGAATACTAGGGCCCGaccaatatgaatatttttgggGCCAATGCCGATTTCGATATTAGGGAACAAAAAATTCCAATAACCGATATATTGGCCGATtttaaatttgtacatttttcaataaaaaggcaaaataccAGCTTTTGGTTGCTTAAATATTGTTCCGAACAGTTGACATAGATATACGTTGAAGGAGAACATTTTACTATTTTCAAATACTTTCATTATCAGAAATTGTGTGGAACAAGCAGCATATGAACAATttgaacataaaataaatacaaaatatgatgtGCAAAAGGGCGGTGGAAATAAGATAATCATGCAAAGTCTATATGCATTAAGACATTTACTTTCACATGCTCCCTCAGTACCAGAGTTCTTATTATTGCCAGTCTAACAGAGATAGGCTATAGTGCACAAAGTAAAATTTATTTGTAAACCTCTATTCTCTCATGGCTTTGTTTGGCTGATAAAATGATAGGGCCCTATCATTCATTTCTGAGAAAAACACCATATTACCTGCATTTTATTAGTGATAGATAAATGTTAACATCAGTGTCAATTGGCCAACTTTTAGCCGATTACCGATTATTCTCTGATGGCCATAATCGGCCGATTAAATTGGCTGTATGATTAATTGGTCGAGCCCTAGTAAATGCTGAGCACTTTCTTCCTGTTTGCTCTACAGAGGCCGGAGGTGACCCCATAATGATGCAGCCAACAGCGACAGAGACCACCCAGCTGACATCGGACGGCCACTACTCCTACAACACCGACACCGGCTTCAACTAACCGGCCACACCCGTCCATCCTTGCCTTGGTCCTGCCTGCTCCCCTGCGCCACCTCAGTGACATGAAAGAATCCATCTTTCACAAGGAAGGCCATGCAGAGGAGAGGGACTAGTCCGCATGGCCCATGAAAGGACCTACTCATCCCTTACACCTCTTTCCTGGTTCACCCCCTATTTATTTCCCCAGAATATGACAAGAAATgggaaattatttttgttttgtttctttacctTTACCTTTAAAGGCCCCACTTCTCCCTCTCCTACATCATTGTGTAGCATGCACCATTTGTAACACACATTGCCATGTTCTCCTTCctcttttgcagcatttttactCTGCAAGGTTCATCACGTTGCTGCAGAAGTATGTGCAATATGTCCACTTGAGTGCAGTTCTCATAAGATATGCTAAGAGAGTGCCGGGCTGTGGCTCAGTGAGGCCATCAGTGCCATCACACACTGGATAACAACAGTTATTAAGCAGTGATGTTTAAGTCAAAGAATGACACTTGCTGTTGTCTTTGTCTTCTGTGTGTTTTTCACACCAGTCACGGGGCTGTTGCAGCACGACAGTCTTATCACCAACTGCTGTGGGTGTGTTAATTACTTTTAGATGTTCGCGCCTCTGTTTCAGCTTTGTTTTGCTCCATCCTTGCAGTCGCTGTCATTTTAACATGCGATTGTTTTATCTAATGTGTGGCAGTTTCATGAGTGGTTGTCATCTACCCCTTAGTGAAATGTTGTCATATCAACAGACACATTTCTTTACAACCTAAAAAAGTTGGGGTTTTGTCCAGGATACACTGCAAGGTTAAGGTGGTATGTAGAACATTACACCGGGAAATGAAGCTGACTGCAAAATCTTTTCAATCCTGAGCGGAGAGGAATTCAATTTTTCATCTTGTTTTGAAGTCCATGTGTTAGGAAGTGTGCTGACGGTGATCATCGTTGACTTGTTTGAATCCATACAGCTCATACGGAACATCATGAGTGATGCGACAGAATATACTTTCACATATATGGATTCGCATACATGTTTTGCAAATCCCCATAGTTAGTTAAACGTGTCACTTTGTCCGAGTGATCACTGCTAATCATGTGTTGCAATGGTTTACATGCGGTGAGCTGCGACGAGCCACCCTCTGCTATTAACAGTATGGATGTTGACCTCCGTGGCCCTCGTATGATGTTTCCTGTAACCCTTGATGAATCATAGATGTACCTGTCATGGCTTTTTCATTCAGATACTGAAAatgctactgtacatgttcTAAGTTGAATGCACTGTgtgtttaaaaggaaaaaaaactacaatggATCAATGATCAGGAAATGTCTCATCAAAAGAACATAGTATTGAGTGCAACTATAGTGAACTGGTTATATGATGCATTAATGAAATTTTATTTATGTCATCCTTTGTAATGTTTTCAAACGATCGGAAATCATTTTAACTGGTGCAGTGTTGTATTGTAACCATTAAATTGTGCAAGCAAAGGTTTAATGGTTCAGGTTGGTTGTACATACACTTGACCTATATAAAGTATAGAAACCTTTTTGTTGTAGCATGGTAATTGTGCGTCTGGAAGAAAACATGATCTAATTTGCTGTTGGTGAATAAATGTTCCTAAACATTTTGTTGTATTCTATTATTTCATATTCCTGCAAATACTACATTTAATTCATGCACGCAAGTTAGTATGATTGCAGGATTGCAAGATTTTGCAGGTTTGTCATTTGGACACTTTTGGTAGATGCTGCTACCAACATTTACGGTACTGTacatttaattttgtatttacaCAATATCGCATCAAAACACAATTCATCTCCCCAACAAAATCCAGCCAAGGCAATAACAGCATTATTGTAGGCTACTTCCGGTGGCAGCTAATCCTAAACAGTGCAGACcattaaatatgcaaatattcagtattgtaaaaaaaaaaacatgtttttgttgctgTCCTAGCAGGAATGTGAAGGTAATACATTGGAACTCTCCCACTGCCAGCAGATGGAGACAAGACCTTTTCTTTTCAGCTGTTGTAGGCATTTATTATACATATGATTATATTCTCTGAAATAAGGCAaactgtattgttttattttacatattacGAGTTCTacaaacatattttattttataaactcAGCTAAGAAAGGCATCATATACATTATTGCAAACCTTTTTATTCACCTATTTGATTTAACTGTAAGGACCTGAGGGCCGCGGTGGCCTAttggttggccacacagtcaggagattgggaacaTCTGGtgaatctcccttgggcatctctgtgtggagtttgcatgttctccccatgcgtacgtgggttttctccgggacgccggtttcctcccacattccaaaaacaagcatgttaggttaaatggagactctaaaattgtcaataggtatgaatgtgagtgtcaatggttgtttggcgaccagtccagggtgtactctgcctctcgcccgaagtcacctgggatagctggaatggatggatggatgtaaggACCTGTtaacaaatgttaacacagcaCAAGTATTTCTCATATGTCTGCAAATTCACTGTTATTGTCACTTGTGACAAGCTATTGCAGTCAGCGCACTTATATTTATTCGCTtattacaattatatttttataaggTCCCATTTAAAGAGCCATGTGATGTGATGagccatgtgcgtgtgtgtgtgtttccattaATAGCCATTAATAGCCATTAAtagcatgcacgcacacacacaggatcacgtgtgtgtgtttgtgcttctgctgctgctccaAGCTGAGCTGATTGAATGGAAATCGGCGACACAGGCGAGCCTCGTCAAAACCCTCCTTGGTGAACAGCCATGAGCCGACCCGGTAAGAACACCGCTTCATATTCATGAGTCATATCTAACTTCTAATTCTAACTTGaatcttagtatttttatagtGACATTTTTGTCTCTGTTTGACTATCCTAAGCATTATGTGCAACAggtagcattagcattagcattagcttcaATAGTGGTGAGTTCAGCACCACGGACAGTCCCtcatttatctatctatctatctatctatctatctatctatctatctatctatctatctatctatctatctatctatctatctatctatctatctatctatctatctatctatctatctatctatctatctatctgcctgtctgtctgtctatctatctatttattgTTCTTGTGCAGGTATTGGTGGGACTTCATCTATTCGTTTCTCCACCAGCACGCCAGGGAATGGATGCCCCCCCATGGATCTAACAGAAGAGGACAGGGACAATCTGAGGTTTGAACTTGCCAAGGTGAGGCTGCTATTTTGTACCTCAAAGCAGGTATTGTCTTTCACTGTATTAATCCTGTTGTGTTTTTCCTGAGATGGAGGAGGAAATCCAGACATTGAGGCAGTTGGTGTTGGCCAAAGAGAAATATGCTGCAGATATCAGGAGGCAGCTGGGTATGGGTCCTCTCAGTAACCTCAAACAGAACTTGTCGAAAGGCTGGCAAGAAGTTCAGACCTCATCCCCGTGAGTACTCTTCATTGCATGGATTTGCAGCCTTCTATTTTCCAACGTGCATTTCGTTGTCATGTTAAATCCTCGCCCTGTGTTGTACCTTCTCCACATTCCAGTCACACGCTAAGTGTACCACACACTTTGTCGTGTAATGGTGTGTTGTGATTACATAACCAGGGAAAGCCCTCTAATCACTGTTATAAGTCTGAGTCACATGATGTGTCAACAGGTTTGTCTCTTTCCAGATATCTCACAGCCTCTGCAACCCTGGATGACATCAGCAACTCCAACGTGTGAGTACGTCTTCTACttgttgaaaaaacaaacacactgacATAGACGGTGCATGGGATTCCCTGTTGTTTTGTCAAGTGTTTATGCACTGAGGTTCCCTTCCTAGGAACAAGTGATGGGATTTTCTGAGGGCAATAGGATTGGTGCTCTGTTAATAGCGTTACAGCCTGAATTAGTTAAAGAGCAGTTAGTTGTATTAGCAGAAGCTCCAGCATGCAGCGTATGTGCAGGCCTTCTGTTTCTGCTCAAGTACGAAGTTCTTATTCCTGCTACTTCCTTCTACCTGCAGATACGTGAGAACCAAGGAAGGTCTCGCTCATGCAGGCCATGTGACATCTTCTGCATTGTCCAATATGGGTGTAGTCATCACCAGGAGGCTAGGAGAGATGAGGTAATTCTTGCTGAGTCCTGCAATGTGTAAGGAAGGAACACTGTTGTAACTCTTTAACTCTCCTAGCACAATATGACTGATGATTGGTTATGCCTGGTCTATTTTGGCAAAGTGATCCAGACAGACGGACTGACAGGGAGGAGGCCAACAGTCAGGCCAAGCCACTCCTTGTGCCTAAACTATAAAGCTTCTTAAAAAACAGCTCTACAGTCGCGCTTCAACTCAAACCATATTTGAATTTTATCCTATGAATTtggaatgacattatttttaataatgaattattattaggCCAGACTTCCTAGATAAGTGTTTACACAATGACAGCGAAAGAAAATAGTGTGCCCCTTCTTTGTTTGCCACTTTAGCAGTACAACACCAAGGGGGGCAGTGTTGGTCCATCTGTCGTTTGGGTTCGGCTTGTACGCTACTTTGGTTTAAACTTAAATAAACATACAGTTCCTTTGCTGAACTCATGCATTTTCATTTAGTCAATGATCAATGCTACTTTTCACAATAATTTAGTAATTGACTGATATGTTGGATATGTTTGATATGATAGTGGATATGATTGATATGTTAGAACATAATTCACTCTTGGGTGCTGCATGGTCCAATTTGTTCAAATTTTAAAACTTTTCTCATAGAAAGTACCAGGAATATAAACTGATATTAATCCATTTGAGAGTCAAACTACTGGCATTATAAAACTATTTTCATCATAAAACTATTTTTACAATATAACTGTATATATGACTGTATATATGTCCTGCTATATGACC
Above is a genomic segment from Dunckerocampus dactyliophorus isolate RoL2022-P2 chromosome 1, RoL_Ddac_1.1, whole genome shotgun sequence containing:
- the dnajc5aa gene encoding dnaJ (Hsp40) homolog, subfamily C, member 5aa → MAEQQRQRSLSTAGESLYHVLGVEKLATNDDIKRSYRKLALKFHPDKNPDNPEAADKFKEINNAHAILNDPTKRNIYDKYGSLGLYVAEQFGEENVNTYFVLSSWWAKALFVFCGLATGCYFCCCLCCCCNCCCGRCKPRPREGQEQDFYVSPEDLEAQLQSDEREAGGDPIMMQPTATETTQLTSDGHYSYNTDTGFN
- the LOC129184089 gene encoding tumor protein D54-like isoform X1, which codes for MSRPGIGGTSSIRFSTSTPGNGCPPMDLTEEDRDNLRFELAKMEEEIQTLRQLVLAKEKYAADIRRQLGMGPLSNLKQNLSKGWQEVQTSSPYLTASATLDDISNSNVYVRTKEGLAHAGHVTSSALSNMGVVITRRLGEMRALPLPSPPRTLSHTMSVPSMRHSSTFKSFEEMVGSMKDKMTNNGETCGFERKAARYNT
- the LOC129184089 gene encoding tumor protein D54-like isoform X2 yields the protein MSRPGIGGTSSIRFSTSTPGNGCPPMDLTEEDRDNLRFELAKMEEEIQTLRQLVLAKEKYAADIRRQLGMGPLSNLKQNLSKGWQEVQTSSPYLTASATLDDISNSNVYVRTKEGLAHAGHVTSSALSNMGVVITRRLGEMRVAGMLEPISAVFGRESRYILVTGHRSPPANRKAQRKPKHGENIIHNI
- the LOC129184089 gene encoding tumor protein D54-like isoform X3, with the translated sequence MDLTEEDRDNLRFELAKMEEEIQTLRQLVLAKEKYAADIRRQLGMGPLSNLKQNLSKGWQEVQTSSPYLTASATLDDISNSNVYVRTKEGLAHAGHVTSSALSNMGVVITRRLGEMRALPLPSPPRTLSHTMSVPSMRHSSTFKSFEEMVGSMKDKMTNNGETCGFERKAARYNT